Proteins from a single region of Streptomyces sp. TN58:
- a CDS encoding Lrp/AsnC family transcriptional regulator has protein sequence MITAIVLIKTSVDRIPEIAESIAALDSVSEVYSVTGTYDLIALVRVNRHENLADIIPGRISKIPGVEATDTHVAFRTYSQHDLEAAFAIGLDA, from the coding sequence GTGATCACCGCGATCGTGCTCATCAAGACCAGCGTGGACCGCATCCCCGAGATCGCCGAGTCCATCGCCGCGCTGGACAGCGTCAGCGAGGTCTACTCCGTGACGGGGACCTACGACCTGATCGCGCTGGTCCGCGTGAACCGCCACGAGAACCTGGCCGACATCATCCCCGGCCGCATCAGCAAGATCCCGGGCGTCGAGGCGACGGACACGCACGTGGCGTTCCGCACGTACTCGCAGCACGACCTGGAGGCGGCGTTCGCGATCGGCCTGGACGCCTAG
- a CDS encoding NlpC/P60 family protein has protein sequence MASHRRSGLGGLDRSAKATVLTAAAATAAVAMAGVPANAAPGLPYEPGGGARSGVSAQVDRLFEEAEQATEHFNEAGEKAARLRTEVNRAQDAVARGQERINTMRGILGTFAGAQYRSGGIDPAVGLMLAEDPDAYLAQAAALDRLTERQARHLHELRQEQRRLGQVRAEASRKLAELDALRSDVARHKRSVTEKLAAARRLLNSMPSQERADFERSSRSGGRHEAMPDLGPLDAGGAPSGRAAAAVMAARAAVGRPYVWGSTGPSGFDCSGLMVWSYRQAGVSLPRTSQAQRHAGRQVPLSQARPGDLVTYRSDASHVGMYVGNGQVVHAPYPGARVRYDPVGMMPVSAVTRP, from the coding sequence GTGGCGTCACATCGTCGGTCCGGGCTCGGCGGCCTCGACCGGAGCGCGAAGGCCACCGTCCTCACCGCCGCCGCGGCGACCGCCGCGGTCGCCATGGCGGGCGTACCCGCCAACGCGGCCCCGGGCCTCCCGTACGAGCCCGGCGGCGGCGCGAGATCCGGTGTCAGCGCCCAGGTCGACCGGCTCTTCGAAGAGGCCGAGCAGGCCACCGAGCACTTCAACGAGGCCGGGGAGAAGGCCGCCAGGCTCCGCACCGAGGTCAACCGGGCCCAGGACGCGGTGGCCCGCGGCCAGGAGCGCATCAACACCATGCGCGGCATCCTCGGCACCTTCGCCGGAGCCCAGTACCGCAGCGGCGGCATCGACCCCGCCGTCGGACTGATGCTCGCCGAGGACCCCGACGCCTACCTGGCCCAGGCCGCGGCCCTCGACCGGCTGACCGAGCGTCAGGCCCGCCACCTCCACGAACTGCGCCAGGAGCAGCGCCGGCTCGGCCAGGTGCGGGCGGAGGCCTCCCGCAAACTCGCCGAGCTCGACGCCCTGCGCTCCGACGTCGCCCGCCACAAGCGGTCCGTCACCGAGAAGCTCGCGGCGGCCAGGCGGCTGCTCAACTCCATGCCGTCCCAGGAACGGGCCGACTTCGAGCGCTCCTCGCGCTCCGGCGGGCGCCACGAGGCAATGCCCGACCTCGGCCCCCTGGACGCCGGCGGCGCCCCCTCGGGCCGCGCCGCGGCCGCCGTGATGGCGGCCCGCGCCGCCGTCGGCCGTCCGTACGTGTGGGGCTCCACGGGCCCCTCCGGCTTCGACTGCTCCGGTCTGATGGTCTGGTCCTACCGGCAGGCGGGAGTGTCGCTGCCGCGCACCTCGCAGGCCCAGCGGCACGCGGGCCGCCAGGTGCCGCTCTCGCAGGCCCGCCCGGGCGACCTGGTGACGTACCGCTCCGACGCCAGCCACGTCGGCATGTACGTCGGCAACGGCCAGGTCGTCCACGCCCCCTACCCCGGCGCCCGGGTGCGCTACGACCCGGTCGGGATGATGCCGGTCTCGGCGGTCACCCGCCCCTGA
- a CDS encoding NYN domain-containing protein, with the protein MVEPASGAGPADAAGDAAEALDRPLPEGVRRRVVALVSDAFGALTVADLPAQLRQYARFTPTRRAKFAGNAMAAAVETDPVFRSRVAEKLREAQSDLAAALESGAPPAAADPLDVAAAAFVLRPAGWVKLVAAAGEEAQRADAERVGEETRRELDRLREELEHVRELQRTGGEQVRAELEAARKEAESLQRRLRSALSDVKRGEAALRKVTAEIDGIRGEAAARVAAAESETRRLKSRLAEVETALETSRRATREGRSIEDMRLRLLLDTVLDAAQGLRRELALPPVNTRPADTVDAVEPGRMTPKDIAARALSETDPALLDQLLALPQAHLVVDGYNVTKTGYPTMPLEKQRLRLLGGLSMLAAQTGAEMTCVFDGAELAAPVLLAPPRGVRVLFSKAGVTADELIRQLVRAEPPGRPVVVVSTDREVADGVAKAGARPVTSALLLKRLSRVS; encoded by the coding sequence ATTGTGGAGCCAGCAAGCGGCGCTGGGCCGGCCGACGCGGCCGGCGACGCCGCGGAGGCGCTCGACCGCCCGCTGCCGGAAGGCGTGCGGCGCCGGGTCGTCGCGCTCGTCTCGGACGCCTTCGGCGCGCTGACGGTCGCGGACCTGCCGGCGCAGCTGCGCCAGTACGCGCGCTTCACCCCGACCCGGCGCGCCAAGTTCGCCGGCAACGCCATGGCCGCGGCGGTCGAGACGGACCCGGTGTTCCGCAGCCGGGTCGCGGAGAAGCTGCGCGAGGCGCAGAGCGACCTGGCCGCCGCGCTGGAGTCCGGTGCGCCGCCGGCGGCGGCGGATCCGCTGGACGTGGCGGCCGCGGCCTTCGTCCTGCGGCCCGCCGGATGGGTCAAGCTCGTGGCCGCGGCGGGCGAGGAGGCGCAGCGCGCCGACGCCGAGCGGGTGGGCGAGGAGACCCGGCGCGAGCTGGACCGGCTGCGCGAGGAGCTGGAGCACGTACGGGAGCTGCAGCGCACGGGCGGCGAGCAGGTACGGGCTGAGCTGGAGGCGGCGCGGAAGGAAGCGGAATCGCTTCAGCGCCGGCTGCGCAGCGCCCTGAGCGACGTCAAGCGCGGTGAGGCGGCGCTGCGCAAGGTGACCGCCGAGATCGACGGGATCCGCGGCGAGGCCGCGGCCCGTGTGGCGGCCGCCGAGAGCGAGACGCGGCGGCTCAAGTCCCGGCTCGCTGAGGTGGAGACGGCGCTGGAGACGTCCCGCCGGGCCACCCGTGAGGGGCGCAGTATCGAGGACATGCGGCTGCGGCTGCTGCTGGACACGGTGCTGGACGCGGCGCAGGGACTGCGCCGGGAGCTGGCGCTGCCGCCGGTGAACACCCGCCCGGCCGACACGGTGGACGCGGTGGAGCCGGGCCGGATGACGCCGAAGGACATCGCGGCGCGGGCCCTGTCGGAGACGGATCCGGCTCTGCTGGACCAGTTGTTGGCGCTGCCCCAGGCCCATCTCGTGGTCGACGGCTACAACGTGACCAAGACCGGGTATCCGACGATGCCGCTGGAGAAGCAGCGGCTGCGCCTGCTGGGCGGGCTGTCGATGCTGGCCGCGCAGACGGGTGCGGAGATGACCTGCGTGTTCGACGGTGCGGAGCTGGCGGCCCCCGTGCTGCTCGCGCCGCCGCGGGGTGTGCGGGTGCTGTTCTCCAAGGCCGGGGTGACGGCCGACGAGCTGATCCGCCAGCTGGTGCGGGCGGAGCCGCCCGGCCGGCCGGTCGTGGTGGTCTCCACGGACCGTGAGGTCGCCGACGGCGTGGCCAAGGCCGGAGCGCGGCCCGTAACGTCCGCTTTGTTGCTGAAGCGGCTTTCGCGCGTTTCCTAA
- a CDS encoding C40 family peptidase yields MASHRRPKQPTRARVTVLTSVAAAAVALTAQSASAAPAKPSKDEVKSQVDALYEEAEQATEKFNGAKERQATLEKEIGQIQDQVARGQGELNDLRNALGSMASAQYRNGGIDPSLALLLSEDPDSYLDKASTLEHLSGKQVEAVQKIQAKQRTLAQQRQEASGKLADLDATRKELAEKKKVSSEKLAAAQAILNTLTAQERAALKDEETRASRADSQRVDLGNVKASGRAGAALAAAKTKVGSAYISGHEGPNSFDCSGLTQWAYKQANVSISRVTYTQANDGTRISRSQLQPGDLVFFYGDLHHVGLYAGNNMTLHASNPRGGVKYESMDNMPFQFGVRIG; encoded by the coding sequence GTGGCGTCCCACCGTCGACCCAAGCAGCCGACCCGCGCTCGTGTGACCGTGCTCACCTCGGTCGCCGCCGCGGCCGTCGCCCTCACCGCGCAGAGCGCCTCCGCCGCGCCGGCGAAGCCGAGCAAGGACGAGGTCAAGAGCCAGGTCGACGCCCTCTACGAAGAGGCCGAGCAGGCCACCGAGAAGTTCAACGGGGCCAAGGAGCGCCAGGCGACCCTGGAGAAGGAGATCGGGCAGATCCAGGACCAGGTCGCGCGCGGCCAGGGCGAGCTCAACGACCTCCGCAACGCGCTCGGTTCGATGGCGAGCGCCCAGTACCGCAACGGCGGCATCGACCCCTCGCTCGCCCTCCTCCTCTCCGAGGACCCCGACAGCTACCTCGACAAGGCCTCCACCCTGGAGCACCTGAGCGGCAAGCAGGTCGAAGCGGTCCAGAAGATCCAGGCGAAGCAGCGCACCCTCGCGCAGCAGCGCCAGGAGGCCTCCGGCAAGCTCGCCGACCTCGACGCCACCCGCAAGGAGCTGGCCGAGAAGAAGAAGGTCTCGTCCGAGAAGCTCGCCGCCGCCCAGGCCATCCTCAACACCCTCACGGCGCAGGAACGCGCCGCGCTCAAGGACGAGGAGACGCGCGCCAGCCGCGCCGACAGCCAGCGCGTCGACCTCGGCAACGTCAAGGCCTCCGGCCGCGCGGGCGCCGCCCTGGCCGCCGCCAAGACCAAGGTCGGCAGCGCCTACATCTCGGGCCACGAGGGCCCCAACTCCTTCGACTGCTCCGGGCTGACGCAGTGGGCGTACAAGCAGGCCAACGTCAGCATCAGCCGCGTCACCTACACCCAGGCCAACGACGGCACGCGCATCAGCCGCAGCCAACTGCAGCCCGGTGACCTGGTCTTCTTCTACGGGGACCTGCACCACGTCGGCCTGTACGCCGGCAACAACATGACGCTGCACGCCTCGAACCCGCGCGGCGGCGTCAAGTACGAGTCGATGGACAACATGCCGTTCCAGTTCGGCGTCCGCATCGGCTGA
- a CDS encoding ArsA-related P-loop ATPase, with translation MHTLLVTGPGGAGRTTVAAATALAAARRGRQVLLLTGDAGDPLAALLGDPLPPGLSTARVDSGQEFRDELVTLQERGSALLSMVGARPLAAEELTELPGAEQFALLRALRRAATAPAADLVVADLPPIHQAVATLALPAQLRRYLARLLPAEKQAARALRPVLAQLAGVPMPAQWLYEAAARWDQELAAVQAVIEADTTAVRLVAEPGPAADDALRLGRLGLALHQLPVHDVVANRTVPPGSADPWLAGLAAQQEKYAAEWAGEGPVTTLAHLGPDPQGQDDLDRLGATAALLPDRPAPRRAWTVEDRLADDGVLVWVVPLPGAHKRDLDLVRRGDELLLTAGPHRRIVTLPSALRRCTVSGAALTEGELRIRFTPDPGLWPRTR, from the coding sequence ATGCACACCCTGCTCGTCACCGGCCCCGGCGGGGCCGGCCGGACCACCGTGGCGGCCGCCACCGCCCTCGCCGCCGCCCGCCGGGGCCGACAGGTGCTGCTGCTCACCGGAGACGCGGGCGACCCGCTCGCCGCACTGCTCGGCGATCCCCTCCCGCCCGGCCTGAGCACCGCCCGCGTCGACTCCGGCCAGGAGTTCCGCGACGAACTCGTCACCCTCCAGGAACGCGGATCAGCCCTCCTCTCCATGGTCGGCGCCCGCCCCCTCGCCGCCGAGGAACTCACCGAACTGCCCGGAGCCGAACAGTTCGCCCTCCTCCGCGCCCTGCGACGGGCCGCCACCGCACCCGCCGCCGACCTCGTCGTCGCCGACCTGCCCCCGATCCACCAGGCCGTCGCCACCCTCGCCCTCCCCGCCCAGCTGCGCCGCTACCTCGCCCGCCTGCTCCCCGCCGAGAAGCAGGCCGCCCGCGCCCTGCGCCCCGTACTGGCCCAGCTGGCCGGCGTACCCATGCCCGCCCAGTGGCTCTACGAGGCCGCAGCCCGCTGGGATCAGGAGCTCGCCGCCGTCCAGGCCGTCATCGAGGCCGACACCACCGCGGTACGCCTCGTCGCCGAGCCCGGACCCGCCGCCGACGACGCCCTGCGCCTCGGACGGCTCGGCCTCGCCCTCCACCAGCTGCCCGTCCACGACGTCGTCGCCAACCGGACGGTCCCGCCCGGCTCCGCCGACCCGTGGCTCGCCGGGCTCGCCGCCCAGCAGGAGAAGTACGCCGCCGAATGGGCCGGCGAGGGACCCGTGACCACCCTCGCCCACCTCGGCCCCGACCCCCAGGGCCAGGACGACCTCGACCGGCTCGGCGCCACCGCCGCACTCCTCCCGGACCGCCCCGCACCCCGCCGCGCCTGGACCGTCGAGGACCGGCTCGCCGACGACGGGGTCCTCGTCTGGGTGGTTCCGCTGCCCGGCGCGCACAAACGCGACCTCGACCTCGTCCGCCGCGGCGACGAGCTGCTGCTCACCGCCGGCCCCCACCGCAGAATCGTCACCCTCCCCTCGGCGCTGCGCCGCTGCACCGTCTCCGGAGCCGCCCTCACCGAAGGCGAGCTCCGCATCCGCTTCACCCCGGACCCCGGCCTGTGGCCCCGTACGCGCTGA
- a CDS encoding SRPBCC family protein: protein MAEHTSSSITINATPGAVMAVIADFARYPEWTGEVKEAEVLATNADGRAEKVRLLLDAGAIKDDHTLAYTWKGTDEVSWTLDKSQMLRQLDGSYRLTPVDGGAHTEVTYQLTVDVKIPMLGMIKRKAEKVIIDRALAGLKKRVESV from the coding sequence ATGGCGGAACACACCAGCTCAAGCATCACGATCAACGCCACGCCCGGCGCCGTGATGGCCGTGATCGCCGACTTCGCCCGCTACCCCGAGTGGACCGGCGAGGTGAAGGAGGCCGAAGTCCTCGCCACCAACGCCGACGGCCGGGCCGAGAAGGTCCGGCTGCTGCTCGACGCGGGCGCGATCAAGGACGACCACACCCTCGCCTACACCTGGAAGGGCACCGACGAGGTCAGCTGGACCCTGGACAAGTCCCAGATGCTGCGCCAGCTCGACGGCTCCTACCGGCTCACCCCGGTGGACGGCGGCGCGCACACCGAGGTCACCTACCAGCTGACCGTCGACGTCAAGATCCCCATGCTCGGCATGATCAAGCGCAAGGCCGAGAAGGTCATCATCGACCGCGCACTCGCGGGCCTGAAGAAGCGCGTCGAGTCCGTCTGA
- a CDS encoding rhomboid family intramembrane serine protease: MIVRWQAVREAARGPVVTHALIAGCAVVFVLSPASGLHPGYGTGEELLSAGTAYFRRWGVVPDELLSGTPRAWLTPLTALFVHGSWLHLLGNMLFLFVFGAMAEERMGRPAFLVFYLCTGYLALAAYAAANAESAQTLVGASGAISAVLGAFLYLLPRARVTSLFPFLFFLPLRFPAWMVLLFWFALQWVAAHRADSGPGVAYLAHLVGFSLGFLYAWARYRGTTRVSRPATATEGDSQP; the protein is encoded by the coding sequence ATGATCGTAAGGTGGCAGGCTGTGCGCGAGGCCGCCCGGGGACCGGTGGTCACCCACGCGCTGATCGCGGGCTGCGCGGTGGTGTTCGTCCTGAGCCCCGCCTCCGGGCTCCATCCCGGATACGGGACCGGCGAGGAACTGCTGAGCGCGGGCACCGCGTACTTCCGGCGCTGGGGCGTGGTCCCCGACGAACTCCTCAGCGGCACCCCGCGCGCCTGGCTGACGCCGCTCACCGCGCTGTTCGTCCACGGCAGCTGGCTGCACCTGCTGGGGAACATGCTCTTCCTCTTCGTCTTCGGCGCGATGGCCGAGGAGCGGATGGGCCGTCCGGCGTTCCTCGTCTTCTACCTCTGTACGGGGTACCTGGCGCTGGCGGCGTACGCGGCGGCCAACGCGGAGTCCGCGCAGACGCTGGTGGGAGCGTCCGGGGCGATCTCTGCCGTCCTGGGGGCGTTCCTCTACCTGTTGCCGCGGGCGAGGGTGACGAGCCTGTTCCCGTTCCTCTTCTTCCTGCCGCTGCGGTTTCCGGCGTGGATGGTGCTGCTGTTCTGGTTCGCCCTCCAATGGGTGGCGGCACACCGCGCCGACAGCGGGCCCGGGGTCGCCTATCTGGCCCATCTGGTGGGGTTCTCGCTCGGCTTCCTCTACGCGTGGGCCCGCTATCGGGGTACGACTAGAGTGAGTCGACCAGCGACGGCCACCGAGGGAGACAGCCAGCCGTGA
- a CDS encoding AMP-dependent synthetase/ligase — translation MREFSLPALYEVPSDGNLTDLIRRNAAQHPDTAVMSRKADGRWQDVTATEFLAEVRATAKGLIAAGVRPGDRVALISRTRYEWVLIDFAIWSAGGVTVPVYETSSPEQIQWILGDSGAVAAVVESPGHSKAVASLRESLPELRDVWEIEQGALDTLKAAGAAVTDAEVDERSSLANADDPATIVYTSGTTGRPKGCVLSHRNFFAECGNAVERLSPLFRTGECSVLLFLPAAHVFGRLVEVAAVLAPIRLGCVPDIKNLTEELQSFRPTLILGVPRVFEKVYNSARAKAQAEGKGKIFDAAADTAIAYSRALDTPRGPSFGLKLKHKLFSKLVYSKLHAVLGGRGEYAISGGAPLGERLGHFFRGIGFTVLEGYGLTESCAATTFNPWDKQKIGTVGQPMPGSVVRIADDGEVLLHGEQIFTGYWKNEAATAEALTDGWFHTGDVGTLDEDGYLTITGRKKELIVTAGGKNVAPAVIEDRIRAHALVAECMVVGDARPFVAALVTIDEEFLGRWAAENGKPAGVTAAELREDADLVAAVQKAIDDGNAAVSKAESVRKFRILPSQFTEESGHITPSLKLKRNVVAKDYADEIEALYRG, via the coding sequence TTGCGCGAGTTCAGCCTTCCGGCCCTGTACGAGGTCCCGTCGGACGGGAACCTGACGGATCTCATCCGCCGCAACGCCGCCCAGCACCCAGACACCGCCGTCATGAGCCGCAAGGCCGACGGCCGGTGGCAGGACGTGACGGCGACCGAGTTCCTGGCCGAGGTGCGCGCCACGGCCAAGGGCCTGATCGCCGCCGGCGTGCGCCCCGGTGACCGGGTCGCCCTGATCTCCCGCACCCGCTACGAGTGGGTGCTGATCGACTTCGCGATCTGGAGCGCGGGCGGTGTCACCGTCCCCGTGTACGAAACCAGCTCCCCCGAGCAGATCCAGTGGATCCTCGGCGACTCCGGTGCCGTCGCCGCCGTCGTGGAGAGCCCCGGGCACTCCAAGGCCGTGGCCTCGCTGCGCGAGAGCCTGCCGGAGCTGCGCGACGTGTGGGAGATCGAGCAGGGCGCGCTGGACACGCTGAAGGCCGCGGGCGCGGCGGTCACCGACGCCGAGGTCGACGAGCGCAGCAGCCTGGCGAACGCCGACGACCCGGCCACCATCGTCTACACCTCGGGCACCACCGGCCGCCCCAAGGGCTGTGTGCTGAGCCACCGCAACTTCTTCGCGGAGTGCGGCAACGCGGTGGAGCGCCTGAGCCCGCTGTTCCGGACCGGCGAGTGCTCGGTGCTGCTGTTCCTGCCGGCCGCGCACGTGTTCGGGCGCCTGGTGGAGGTTGCGGCCGTGCTGGCGCCGATCCGCCTGGGCTGCGTACCGGACATCAAGAACCTCACCGAGGAGCTGCAGTCCTTCCGCCCCACGCTGATCCTCGGCGTCCCCCGGGTCTTCGAGAAGGTCTACAACTCGGCGCGCGCCAAGGCGCAGGCCGAGGGCAAGGGGAAGATCTTCGACGCGGCGGCGGACACGGCCATCGCCTACAGCCGTGCGCTGGACACGCCGCGCGGCCCGTCGTTCGGCCTGAAGCTCAAGCACAAGCTCTTCTCGAAGCTGGTCTACAGCAAGCTGCACGCGGTGCTCGGCGGGCGCGGCGAGTACGCGATCTCCGGTGGCGCGCCGCTGGGCGAGCGGCTGGGCCACTTCTTCCGCGGCATCGGTTTCACGGTCCTGGAGGGTTACGGCCTGACGGAGTCCTGTGCGGCGACCACCTTCAACCCGTGGGACAAGCAGAAGATCGGTACGGTCGGCCAGCCCATGCCGGGCTCCGTGGTGCGCATCGCGGACGACGGCGAGGTGCTGCTGCACGGCGAGCAGATCTTCACGGGCTACTGGAAGAACGAGGCCGCGACGGCCGAGGCGTTGACCGACGGCTGGTTCCACACCGGCGACGTCGGCACCCTCGACGAGGACGGCTACCTCACGATCACCGGCCGCAAGAAGGAGCTCATCGTCACGGCGGGCGGCAAGAACGTGGCCCCCGCGGTGATCGAGGACCGGATCCGGGCGCACGCGCTGGTCGCGGAGTGCATGGTGGTCGGCGACGCGAGGCCGTTCGTGGCCGCGCTGGTCACCATCGACGAGGAGTTCCTGGGCCGCTGGGCCGCGGAGAACGGCAAGCCGGCCGGGGTCACGGCGGCGGAGCTGCGTGAGGACGCCGACCTCGTCGCCGCCGTCCAGAAGGCGATCGACGACGGCAACGCGGCGGTGTCCAAGGCGGAATCGGTGCGCAAGTTCCGCATTCTGCCCTCCCAGTTCACGGAGGAGTCGGGGCACATCACGCCGTCACTGAAGCTGAAGCGCAACGTGGTGGCGAAGGACTACGCCGACGAGATCGAGGCGCTCTACCGCGGCTGA
- a CDS encoding metallophosphoesterase family protein: protein MAGSTRGGKNGTSGSSRTRVHVVSDVHGNTEALARAGDGADALICLGDLVLFLDYADHSRGIFPDLFGVENADLIVELRTQRRFDEAHALGRRLWAGLDREQVIEDAVRRQYAQMFAAFPRPTYATYGNVDIPTLWPEYADRHGLTVLDGQRVEIAGRVFGFVGGGLPSPMRTPYEVDVEEYAAKVEALGEVDVLCSHIPPEVPELCYDTVARRFERGSEALLAAIRRTRPRYALFGHVHQPLTRRMRIGATECVNVGHFASTGRPWAMEW from the coding sequence ATGGCTGGCAGCACGCGGGGCGGGAAGAACGGCACGAGCGGATCGAGCCGCACACGGGTCCACGTCGTCAGCGACGTGCACGGCAACACCGAGGCCTTGGCGCGCGCCGGCGACGGCGCCGACGCCCTGATCTGCCTCGGCGACCTCGTCCTCTTCCTCGACTACGCCGACCACTCGCGCGGGATCTTCCCCGACCTGTTCGGCGTCGAGAACGCCGACCTCATCGTCGAGCTGCGCACCCAGCGCCGCTTCGACGAGGCCCACGCCCTCGGCCGGCGGCTGTGGGCCGGACTCGACCGCGAGCAGGTCATCGAGGACGCCGTGCGCCGCCAGTACGCCCAGATGTTCGCCGCCTTCCCCCGCCCCACCTACGCCACCTACGGCAACGTCGACATCCCCACCCTGTGGCCCGAGTACGCCGACCGCCACGGCCTCACCGTCCTCGACGGACAACGCGTCGAGATCGCCGGCCGCGTCTTCGGCTTCGTCGGCGGCGGCCTGCCCTCCCCCATGCGCACCCCCTACGAAGTGGACGTGGAGGAATACGCCGCCAAGGTCGAGGCCCTCGGCGAGGTCGACGTCCTGTGCTCGCACATCCCGCCGGAAGTCCCCGAGCTCTGCTACGACACCGTCGCCCGCCGCTTCGAACGCGGCAGCGAGGCCCTGCTCGCCGCCATCCGCCGCACCCGCCCCCGCTACGCCCTCTTCGGCCACGTCCACCAGCCCCTCACCCGCCGGATGCGCATCGGCGCCACCGAGTGCGTGAACGTCGGCCACTTCGCCTCCACCGGCCGCCCCTGGGCGATGGAGTGGTGA
- a CDS encoding glycosyltransferase family 4 protein, with protein MHKTLIVTNDFPPRPGGIQAFLHNMALRLDPDRVVVYASTWKHGAEGREATAAFDAEQPFQVVRDRTTMLLPTPRVTRRAVGLLREHGCESVWFGAAAPLGLMGPALRRAGARRIVATTHGHEAGWAQLPAARQLLRRIGEGTDTLTYLGEYTRSRIASAVTDRAAARMVQLPPGVDEKTFHPASGGDDVRARLGLTDRPVVVCVSRLVPRKGQDTLIEAMPRILAAVPDAVLLIVGGGPYEDDLRALAASTGVARSVVFTGAVPWSELPAHYGAGDVFAMPCRTRRGGLDVEGLGIVYLEASATGLPVVAGDSGGAPDAVLDGETGWVVRGGAPEEAADRITALLRDPGLRARMGERGRAWVEEKWRWDLLAERLRELL; from the coding sequence ATGCACAAGACCCTGATCGTGACCAACGACTTCCCGCCCCGGCCGGGCGGCATCCAGGCCTTCCTCCACAACATGGCGCTGCGGCTGGATCCCGACCGGGTCGTCGTCTACGCCTCCACGTGGAAGCACGGCGCGGAGGGCCGCGAGGCCACCGCCGCCTTCGACGCGGAGCAGCCCTTCCAGGTGGTCCGCGACCGTACGACGATGCTGCTGCCGACCCCGCGCGTCACCCGGCGGGCCGTCGGCCTGCTGCGCGAACACGGCTGCGAGTCCGTGTGGTTCGGCGCCGCCGCCCCGCTCGGGCTGATGGGCCCGGCGCTGCGCAGGGCGGGCGCCCGGCGGATCGTGGCGACCACGCACGGACACGAGGCGGGCTGGGCCCAGCTGCCGGCCGCGCGGCAGCTGCTGCGGCGGATCGGCGAGGGCACGGACACGCTGACGTACCTGGGGGAGTACACCCGCTCCCGGATCGCCTCGGCGGTCACGGACCGGGCGGCCGCGCGGATGGTGCAACTCCCCCCGGGAGTCGACGAGAAGACCTTCCACCCGGCGTCCGGCGGCGACGATGTCCGGGCCCGGCTCGGCCTGACGGACCGGCCCGTGGTGGTGTGCGTGTCGCGGCTGGTCCCGCGCAAGGGCCAGGACACGCTGATCGAGGCCATGCCGAGGATCCTGGCCGCCGTGCCCGACGCCGTGCTGCTGATCGTCGGCGGCGGCCCCTACGAGGACGACCTGCGCGCGCTGGCGGCGTCCACGGGGGTGGCCCGCTCGGTGGTCTTCACGGGCGCGGTCCCGTGGTCGGAGCTCCCCGCGCACTACGGCGCGGGCGACGTCTTCGCCATGCCCTGCCGGACCCGGCGGGGCGGCCTCGACGTGGAGGGGCTCGGCATCGTCTACCTGGAGGCCTCGGCGACGGGCCTGCCCGTCGTCGCGGGCGACTCCGGCGGGGCGCCGGACGCGGTGCTGGACGGTGAGACGGGCTGGGTCGTACGGGGCGGTGCGCCCGAGGAGGCGGCCGACCGGATCACGGCCCTGCTGCGGGACCCCGGCCTGCGGGCCCGGATGGGCGAGCGCGGGCGCGCCTGGGTCGAGGAGAAGTGGCGCTGGGACCTGCTGGCGGAACGCCTGCGCGAACTGCTGTAG